A region from the Bradyrhizobium erythrophlei genome encodes:
- a CDS encoding efflux RND transporter permease subunit, translating into MIDGILSFAIRQRWLVMIGILAMAAFGAWNFARLPIDAVPDITNVQVQINSRAPGYSPLEVEQRITFPIETVMGGLPHLENTRSQSRYGLSQVTAIFKDGTDIYFARQLVNERIQQVRDQLPAGIETAMGPVSTGLGEIYMFTVEARPEARKTSGDRYTPSDLRTIQDWIIRPQLRTVPGLSEVNTVGGFEKQFHVLPDPAQLMAYKLSFRDVMTALAANNANVGAGYVEHNGEQYLVRTPGQVGNIDEIREIVIGSRNGVPVRVSDIADVREGTDLRTGAATLDGKEVVLGTAMLLIGENSRTVAQRVSAKLKEIGRSLPEGVVAHTVYDRTRLVEATIATVEKNLFEGALLVIVVLFLTLGNFRAAIATACVIPLSMLFAITGMVENRVSANLMSLGAIDFGIIIDGAVIIVENCLRLLAAEQHRLGRALDRRERFETILAGSREVIRPSLFGTLIIAVVYLPILTLTGVEGKMFTPMALTVLMVLTGASILSLTFVPAAVALLVTGNVSERENFLMRGARRIYAPLLAASIRNRLGVAVIAALLVAVCAIAASRMGAEFIPSLDEGDVSFEAIRIPGTSLTQSVEMQAMVEKRLGKILEVKEAFARTGTAEVATDPMPPSGSDGYVILKPRKEWPDPDKPKAAVVSDIQEAAEDVPGNAYGFSQPIQQRMNETVAGIRSDVGVKVFGDDLNELIQSAARVQAILQKVPGAADVKTEQASGLPVLTVQLNRQALSRYGINVSDIQNLVEIAVGGKSAGRVFEGDRRFDIVVRLPEHLRSDIQAIRSLPIPLPPIENQTKATPALWGNSPLAQIRYVPLSELAQIDLAAGPNLISREDGKRRIVVSANVRGRDLSSFIADAQNQVMEKVKLPAGYWIGWGGQFEQLVSATQRLMVVVPLVLFLIFLLLFISLGSMPDALLVFSGVPLALTGGVAALLLRGIPLSISAGIGFIALSGVAVLNGLVIITFIEKLRREGRSLVDAVREGALTRLRPVLMTALVASLGFVPMAIATGAGAEVQRPLATVVIGGVISSTVLTLLVLPALYVLFRRETRSNVAAVADANQGERS; encoded by the coding sequence ATGATTGACGGCATCCTTTCCTTTGCCATCCGCCAGCGATGGCTGGTGATGATCGGCATTCTCGCCATGGCCGCTTTCGGCGCATGGAATTTCGCGCGCCTGCCGATCGACGCCGTACCCGACATCACCAACGTCCAGGTCCAGATCAACAGCCGTGCACCAGGATATTCGCCGCTGGAAGTCGAGCAGCGCATCACGTTTCCGATCGAGACCGTCATGGGAGGGCTGCCGCACCTGGAGAACACGCGGTCGCAATCGCGTTACGGCCTCAGCCAGGTCACGGCCATCTTCAAGGACGGCACGGACATCTATTTCGCCAGACAATTGGTCAACGAGCGGATTCAGCAGGTCAGGGATCAATTACCGGCCGGGATCGAAACCGCGATGGGGCCGGTCTCCACCGGACTGGGCGAAATCTATATGTTTACGGTCGAAGCCAGACCTGAAGCGCGCAAGACGAGCGGGGATCGCTACACCCCGAGTGACTTGCGTACCATTCAGGACTGGATCATCAGGCCGCAGTTGAGGACTGTTCCCGGCCTTAGCGAGGTCAACACCGTCGGCGGATTCGAGAAGCAGTTTCATGTGCTACCCGATCCCGCGCAACTGATGGCCTACAAACTCAGCTTCCGCGACGTCATGACGGCGCTGGCAGCGAATAACGCGAACGTCGGCGCTGGCTACGTCGAGCACAACGGCGAACAGTACCTCGTCCGTACGCCGGGGCAGGTCGGAAACATCGACGAAATCAGGGAAATCGTGATCGGATCGCGAAACGGCGTCCCGGTGCGGGTGTCCGATATCGCCGACGTCAGGGAAGGCACGGATTTGCGTACCGGCGCGGCGACGTTGGACGGGAAGGAAGTCGTGCTGGGCACCGCGATGCTATTGATTGGCGAAAATAGCCGCACCGTGGCGCAACGTGTTTCTGCCAAACTCAAGGAGATCGGTCGTTCACTGCCGGAGGGCGTGGTCGCGCATACCGTCTACGACCGGACGCGCCTGGTCGAGGCGACGATTGCGACCGTCGAGAAGAATCTCTTCGAAGGCGCTCTCTTGGTGATCGTTGTCCTGTTCCTGACACTCGGGAACTTCCGGGCGGCGATTGCAACCGCCTGCGTTATTCCGCTGTCCATGCTGTTCGCCATCACCGGCATGGTTGAGAACAGGGTCAGCGCCAATCTCATGAGCCTTGGCGCCATCGATTTCGGCATCATCATCGACGGCGCGGTCATCATCGTCGAGAATTGCTTGCGCTTGCTGGCGGCAGAGCAGCACAGGCTCGGCCGAGCGCTCGACCGCCGCGAACGCTTCGAAACAATTCTGGCCGGATCCCGCGAGGTTATCCGCCCCAGCCTGTTTGGAACCTTGATCATTGCCGTCGTGTACCTGCCGATCCTGACCCTCACCGGGGTTGAAGGAAAGATGTTCACGCCGATGGCGCTGACAGTACTGATGGTGCTCACCGGGGCCAGCATCCTGTCGTTGACGTTCGTGCCGGCGGCCGTGGCTCTGCTGGTCACCGGCAACGTATCCGAACGCGAGAATTTCTTGATGCGGGGCGCGCGCCGTATCTATGCGCCGCTGCTCGCCGCCTCGATCCGCAACAGGCTCGGCGTCGCGGTGATCGCAGCCCTGCTGGTTGCCGTCTGCGCTATCGCCGCCTCCCGCATGGGGGCTGAATTCATACCCAGCCTCGATGAAGGCGATGTCTCATTTGAGGCGATCCGGATTCCCGGAACCAGCCTGACGCAGTCGGTGGAAATGCAGGCCATGGTCGAGAAGCGTCTCGGCAAGATTCTGGAGGTTAAAGAGGCTTTCGCGCGCACGGGTACGGCGGAAGTTGCCACTGACCCGATGCCGCCGTCGGGGTCGGATGGCTATGTAATACTGAAGCCTCGGAAGGAGTGGCCCGATCCCGACAAGCCTAAGGCCGCCGTAGTTTCGGACATCCAGGAGGCAGCTGAGGATGTCCCCGGAAACGCCTATGGGTTCTCGCAACCGATCCAGCAACGCATGAACGAAACGGTAGCTGGTATCCGCAGCGATGTTGGCGTCAAGGTATTCGGCGATGATCTGAATGAACTCATCCAGTCCGCGGCGCGGGTACAGGCCATCCTGCAGAAAGTGCCAGGAGCCGCAGATGTGAAAACAGAACAGGCCTCGGGATTACCCGTGCTCACCGTCCAACTGAACCGTCAAGCCCTGTCGCGCTACGGGATCAACGTGAGTGATATTCAAAACCTCGTCGAAATCGCGGTGGGCGGCAAGAGCGCGGGCCGGGTGTTTGAAGGCGACCGCCGCTTCGATATCGTCGTCCGGCTTCCGGAGCATCTGCGTTCGGACATTCAGGCGATCAGATCGCTGCCGATCCCGCTGCCGCCGATCGAAAATCAAACCAAGGCAACGCCCGCTCTGTGGGGCAATTCGCCTCTTGCCCAAATCCGTTATGTACCTCTGTCTGAGCTCGCCCAGATCGATCTGGCGGCCGGTCCCAATCTGATCAGCCGTGAGGACGGCAAACGGCGGATTGTGGTGAGCGCGAATGTGAGGGGCCGCGATCTCAGTTCGTTCATCGCCGATGCCCAAAACCAGGTCATGGAAAAGGTGAAACTGCCGGCCGGCTATTGGATCGGGTGGGGCGGCCAGTTCGAGCAACTGGTCTCGGCGACGCAGCGGCTGATGGTCGTCGTGCCGCTCGTGCTCTTCCTAATCTTTCTGCTGCTCTTCATCAGCCTGGGGTCAATGCCTGATGCGCTGCTGGTGTTCAGCGGCGTGCCGCTCGCCCTGACCGGAGGAGTTGCCGCGCTTCTCCTGAGAGGCATTCCGCTCTCCATCAGCGCCGGTATCGGGTTCATCGCGCTGTCCGGGGTGGCGGTGCTCAATGGCCTCGTCATCATCACGTTCATCGAAAAGCTCCGCAGGGAAGGCCGTTCCCTCGTCGATGCGGTCCGGGAAGGCGCGCTGACGCGGCTGCGGCCGGTCCTGATGACCGCGCTCGTCGCTTCCCTCGGCTTTGTCCCGATGGCGATCGCCACCGGCGCTGGCGCGGAAGTTCAGAGGCCACTGGCGACCGTCGTGATCGGTGGGGTCATTTCATCGACCGTTCTCACATTGCTCGTCTTGCCTGCCCTCTATGTCCTGTTCAGGCGTGAGACCCGGTCCAACGTCGCTGCCGTCGCCGACGCTAACCAGGGAGAACGATCATGA
- the ihpB gene encoding divalent metal ion exporter adaptor subunit IhpB codes for MIQGLIRYFVFVLVAAALVYGGYRMLMPVTTKTTAKEKAEKEERSDSVVLSDAKVAAAGIELAKASPGVLRDSLLLNGVVQPNQESLVQVTPRFPGIVRDVRKRIGDRVQKGDVLAIVESNQSLTPYELKAALAGTVIDRQTTLGEFVSEQKPAFVIADLSTVWVDFSVYRRDLTRVNIGDQVLIDPADGGSTIEAKVSYLSPVGSSDTQSALARAVVPNSEQRLRPGLFITGRLILSAKQVAVAVKSSALQTVENRTVVFVRNGEKFEARDVEVGERDPELVEITFGVLEGDLYAARNSFVVKAELAKGAPDND; via the coding sequence ATGATCCAAGGATTGATCCGATATTTTGTCTTCGTTCTGGTTGCCGCGGCGCTGGTCTATGGCGGCTACCGGATGTTAATGCCGGTGACCACCAAAACGACGGCAAAGGAGAAGGCCGAAAAGGAGGAACGTTCGGACAGCGTCGTGCTGAGCGATGCCAAGGTGGCGGCTGCTGGAATCGAACTTGCGAAGGCGTCACCCGGCGTGCTGCGCGATAGCCTGTTGCTGAATGGAGTGGTCCAGCCGAACCAGGAATCGCTGGTTCAGGTCACGCCGCGCTTTCCGGGCATCGTGCGCGATGTGCGCAAACGGATCGGCGACCGCGTCCAAAAAGGCGACGTCCTCGCCATCGTCGAAAGCAATCAGAGCCTGACACCATATGAGCTGAAGGCCGCGCTCGCAGGCACGGTCATCGACCGTCAGACGACGCTGGGCGAATTCGTCTCCGAGCAGAAACCGGCATTCGTCATCGCGGATCTATCGACGGTTTGGGTCGATTTCTCCGTCTACCGGCGCGATCTGACGCGGGTCAACATCGGCGATCAAGTTCTCATCGACCCCGCCGACGGCGGGTCGACGATCGAGGCCAAGGTCTCGTATCTGTCGCCGGTCGGCAGCAGCGACACCCAGAGCGCGCTTGCCAGAGCGGTCGTGCCGAACTCCGAGCAGCGGCTTCGGCCCGGCCTGTTCATCACCGGCCGGCTGATCCTGTCGGCGAAACAGGTGGCAGTCGCGGTGAAGTCCTCGGCGTTGCAGACCGTCGAGAACCGTACCGTCGTCTTCGTCCGTAACGGCGAGAAGTTCGAAGCCCGCGACGTCGAGGTCGGCGAGCGCGATCCGGAGCTTGTGGAAATCACATTTGGTGTGTTGGAGGGCGACCTTTACGCGGCAAGGAACAGCTTCGTCGTAAAGGCGGAACTGGCGAAGGGCGCGCCGGATAATGATTGA
- the ihpA gene encoding divalent metal ion exporter subunit IhpA, producing the protein MNLLGVALRLTCAWLVVTIPVEAAEGVPRSISLPQALQRALAANPRLTAAERDIGIATGLKVQAGALPNPDLAFELDNALGSGPFKGLQAAETTLQLSQLVELGGKREARLAAGEAGVGAAVWQRRATRLEVMSETAVAFITVVSVQRRIEIFDEQISSLEQLIPLLQKRVQEGASSPAETLRAQVAADLFRVDRERAKTELATARRDLAILMGDSTPRFGAAVGRLTGIGQPPPFWSVVQAIEANPQLMRWTAVTAQRNADLILARLKRIPDVQISAGWRHFQETVEFSGGQPRQFTNDNAVRLGVSVPLPIFDQNTGNIIAAEDALAKTGAERAINKLVLISVAGRAYDAVNGSLAELKLLRTSVIPSARSALETIQSGYLQGRFTLLDLLDVRGSVLQALLREQEALRNFHIAVATIEGLVGSPFSLTRESSR; encoded by the coding sequence ATGAATTTGCTTGGAGTGGCTTTGCGCCTGACATGCGCATGGCTTGTCGTCACAATTCCAGTCGAAGCCGCCGAGGGGGTGCCACGATCGATTTCGTTGCCTCAGGCCCTGCAGCGCGCCTTGGCCGCGAATCCACGCCTCACGGCGGCGGAGCGCGATATCGGCATTGCGACCGGTCTTAAGGTCCAGGCCGGAGCCCTTCCGAATCCCGATCTTGCCTTTGAACTCGACAACGCCCTCGGGTCCGGTCCCTTCAAAGGCCTGCAGGCGGCTGAGACCACCCTCCAGCTCAGTCAACTGGTCGAACTCGGCGGCAAGCGAGAAGCGCGTCTGGCGGCCGGAGAGGCAGGTGTCGGAGCGGCGGTTTGGCAGCGGCGCGCGACCCGCCTCGAGGTAATGTCGGAGACGGCAGTCGCGTTCATCACGGTGGTGAGCGTCCAGAGGCGTATCGAGATCTTCGACGAGCAGATTTCTAGTCTCGAACAGCTCATTCCGCTGCTGCAGAAGCGCGTTCAGGAGGGCGCTTCCTCTCCGGCGGAGACATTGCGGGCGCAGGTGGCGGCCGACTTGTTCCGCGTCGATCGCGAACGCGCGAAGACAGAACTGGCGACGGCGCGGCGCGATCTTGCGATCCTGATGGGCGACAGCACGCCGCGTTTTGGCGCCGCGGTGGGGCGTCTCACCGGCATTGGCCAGCCGCCGCCCTTCTGGTCCGTGGTTCAGGCTATCGAGGCCAACCCGCAACTCATGCGCTGGACGGCCGTCACCGCGCAGCGCAACGCCGACCTCATTCTGGCGCGTCTCAAGCGGATTCCCGATGTTCAAATCTCCGCGGGATGGCGGCATTTTCAGGAAACTGTCGAGTTTTCAGGAGGGCAGCCCCGCCAGTTTACCAATGACAACGCGGTTCGGTTGGGCGTCTCGGTGCCGCTACCGATCTTCGATCAAAACACCGGCAACATTATTGCCGCTGAGGACGCCTTGGCGAAGACCGGCGCCGAGCGTGCGATCAACAAGCTTGTTCTGATTAGCGTTGCGGGCCGCGCCTACGATGCCGTGAATGGATCGCTGGCCGAACTTAAGCTGCTGCGGACGTCCGTCATCCCCAGCGCGCGCAGCGCCTTGGAGACCATCCAGAGCGGCTACCTGCAGGGCCGGTTCACGCTACTCGACCTGCTTGACGTTCGAGGTTCGGTCTTGCAGGCGCTGCTGCGCGAGCAGGAAGCCTTGCGGAATTTCCACATCGCCGTCGCGACGATCGAAGGCCTCGTCGGTAGCCCGTTTTCGCTCACCCGCGAGAGTTCGAGATGA
- a CDS encoding MlaD family protein, with the protein METRANFVLIGSFTLAVIAAAFGFVLWFQSLHTTKARSPLRIVFEGPAAGLRNGGSVNFNGIRVGEVTSVKLDNPRRVVALAMVENSAPIRRDTLVGLEFQGLTGVAAISLKGGAEAAPPVPLDEDGVPTLTADPNALQDVTEAIRGTLQNINRVVADNQESVKNSLKNLETFTNSLARNSQKIDDVMAKVDGVMGKADNLMLGLNTLAGGKDGGELLLTVKSIRELAEDFDKRSGVLMTDGRRTLADISRAVNNLDRNPTRLLFGAGNSGNSQAAVPPPPPRPGPTPAAAAANDRKRP; encoded by the coding sequence ATGGAAACGCGGGCGAACTTCGTCCTGATCGGATCGTTCACGCTGGCAGTGATTGCCGCGGCGTTCGGCTTTGTGCTCTGGTTCCAGTCGCTGCACACCACCAAGGCCCGCAGCCCGCTGCGGATCGTATTCGAGGGGCCGGCCGCGGGTCTGCGCAACGGCGGCAGCGTCAATTTCAATGGTATTCGGGTAGGCGAGGTGACGTCCGTGAAACTGGACAACCCGCGTCGTGTCGTCGCACTCGCCATGGTCGAGAACAGCGCCCCGATCCGCAGGGACACCCTGGTCGGGCTCGAATTCCAGGGACTTACCGGCGTCGCCGCGATCTCGCTGAAGGGCGGCGCGGAGGCGGCACCCCCGGTGCCGCTGGACGAGGACGGGGTACCCACGCTGACGGCCGACCCCAATGCGCTGCAGGACGTCACCGAGGCGATCCGCGGCACTCTGCAGAACATCAACCGGGTGGTCGCCGACAACCAGGAATCGGTGAAAAACTCCCTCAAGAATCTCGAGACCTTCACCAACTCACTGGCGCGCAATTCCCAGAAGATCGACGACGTCATGGCCAAGGTCGACGGCGTGATGGGCAAGGCCGACAATCTGATGCTCGGCCTCAACACGCTGGCGGGCGGCAAGGACGGCGGCGAATTGCTGCTGACCGTGAAATCGATCCGCGAACTGGCGGAGGATTTCGACAAGCGCTCAGGCGTCCTGATGACCGACGGCCGCCGCACGCTCGCCGACATCAGCCGCGCGGTGAACAATCTCGACCGCAACCCGACGCGTCTGTTGTTCGGCGCCGGAAACAGCGGCAACTCGCAGGCGGCAGTGCCGCCACCGCCGCCAAGGCCGGGCCCGACTCCCGCGGCGGCGGCGGCGAACGACAGGAAGCGGCCGTAA
- a CDS encoding ABC transporter ATP-binding protein, whose translation MAPEMQDAIIRVRDISVQFGSTKVLDGLNLDVKRGEILGFVGPSGAGKSVLTRTIIGLVPKISGRIEVFGIDLDAASATERRGVERRWGILFQQGALFSSLTVRQNIQFPVREYLKVSQQLLDEITIAKLGMVGLRPEVVDRFPSELSGGMIKRVALARALALDPELVFLDEPTSGLDPIGAGDFDELVRTLQRTLGLTVFMVTHDLDSLYTACDRIAVLGNGKVIAAGSMADMQASQHPWLRAYFHGKRARAVMG comes from the coding sequence ATGGCGCCTGAAATGCAAGACGCCATCATCCGGGTCCGCGATATCTCGGTGCAGTTCGGCTCCACCAAGGTTCTCGACGGGCTCAATCTCGACGTGAAGCGCGGCGAGATTTTGGGATTCGTCGGACCCTCCGGCGCCGGCAAGTCGGTGCTGACGCGCACCATCATCGGCCTCGTGCCGAAGATCTCCGGGCGTATCGAGGTGTTCGGGATTGATCTCGATGCCGCCAGCGCCACGGAGCGGCGGGGCGTCGAGCGGCGCTGGGGCATCCTGTTCCAGCAGGGGGCGCTGTTTTCCTCGCTGACGGTGCGGCAGAACATCCAGTTCCCGGTGCGCGAATATCTCAAGGTCTCGCAGCAATTGCTCGACGAGATCACGATCGCAAAACTCGGCATGGTCGGATTGCGGCCTGAAGTGGTCGACCGTTTTCCCTCGGAACTGTCCGGCGGCATGATCAAGCGTGTGGCGCTGGCGCGCGCGCTGGCGCTCGATCCCGAACTGGTCTTCCTCGATGAGCCGACCTCGGGGCTCGATCCGATCGGCGCCGGCGACTTCGACGAACTGGTCCGCACCCTGCAGCGTACTTTGGGGCTGACCGTTTTCATGGTAACCCACGATCTCGACAGCCTTTATACCGCATGTGACCGTATTGCCGTTTTAGGGAACGGTAAGGTCATTGCCGCAGGATCGATGGCCGACATGCAGGCCTCGCAGCATCCCTGGTTGAGGGCCTATTTCCACGGCAAGCGCGCCCGCGCGGTCATGGGTTAG
- a CDS encoding MlaE family ABC transporter permease: MNGGPTLERITRGNGLALCAAGSWTAHFAPDLEQIVADAEKLGGTRPNIFIDVSQVAKLDTFGAWLIERLRRSLAHGGVEAQIAGLSANYSSLVDEVRRVKAGPAIDTTSVTITGMLDQVGRTMVGIGSTITGLIDMLGAVLAATGRVLIHPRSFRLTSTVHHLEQVCWRAVPIVVLITFLIGCIISQQGIFHFRKFGADIFVVDMLGVLVLREIGVLLVAIMVAGRSGSAYTAELGSMKMREEIDALRTMGFDPIEVLILPRMLALVIALPILAFLGAIAALYGGGLVAWLYGGVDPEAFLLRLRDAISIDHFTVGIIKAPVMAAVIGIVACVEGLAVEGSAESLGQHTTSSVVKGIFFVIVMDGVFAIFFASIGM, translated from the coding sequence TTGAACGGCGGGCCGACATTGGAGCGGATTACGCGGGGCAACGGGCTTGCGCTGTGTGCCGCAGGCTCCTGGACTGCCCACTTTGCTCCCGATCTGGAGCAGATCGTCGCCGACGCCGAAAAGCTCGGGGGAACCCGGCCCAATATCTTCATCGACGTCTCGCAGGTCGCGAAGCTCGACACCTTCGGCGCTTGGCTGATCGAGCGGCTGCGCCGAAGTCTGGCCCATGGCGGCGTGGAGGCGCAGATCGCCGGCCTTTCGGCCAATTATTCCAGCCTGGTCGACGAGGTGCGCCGGGTGAAGGCTGGCCCGGCGATCGATACCACCTCGGTGACGATCACGGGGATGCTGGACCAGGTCGGCCGCACCATGGTCGGCATCGGCAGCACCATCACCGGCCTGATCGACATGCTGGGCGCGGTGCTGGCCGCGACCGGCAGGGTCCTGATTCACCCGCGCTCCTTCCGCCTGACCTCGACCGTGCACCATCTGGAGCAGGTGTGCTGGCGCGCGGTGCCGATCGTGGTGCTGATCACCTTCCTGATCGGCTGCATCATCTCCCAGCAGGGCATCTTCCATTTCCGCAAATTCGGCGCCGACATCTTCGTGGTCGACATGCTGGGCGTCCTGGTGCTGCGCGAGATCGGCGTGCTGCTGGTGGCGATCATGGTGGCGGGCCGTTCCGGGAGCGCCTACACCGCCGAACTCGGCTCGATGAAGATGCGCGAGGAAATCGACGCGCTGCGCACCATGGGGTTCGACCCGATCGAAGTGCTGATCCTGCCGCGGATGCTGGCGCTGGTGATCGCGCTGCCGATCCTGGCCTTTCTCGGCGCCATCGCAGCACTCTATGGTGGCGGGCTGGTGGCGTGGCTCTACGGCGGTGTCGATCCCGAGGCGTTCCTGCTCCGGCTGCGCGACGCCATCTCGATCGACCACTTCACCGTCGGCATCATCAAGGCGCCGGTGATGGCGGCGGTGATCGGGATCGTGGCCTGCGTCGAGGGGCTCGCGGTCGAGGGCAGCGCCGAGTCGCTCGGTCAGCACACCACCTCCTCGGTGGTGAAGGGGATTTTCTTCGTCATCGTGATGGACGGCGTGTTCGCGATCTTCTTTGCCTCGATCGGAATGTGA
- the dgcA gene encoding N-acetyl-D-Glu racemase DgcA, whose amino-acid sequence MTSSQPSILSARIERWPIAGSFTISRGAKTEAVTVVAEVSRGGHAGRGECVPYPRYGETAEATLAALQAMREPVSRGLDRQALQAAMPPGAARNALDCALADFEAKSNGKRVWDLLARPAPTACITAYTISLGTAEVMAAATAKAAHRPLLKIKLGGDGDGARIAAVRKAAPQSELIVDANEAWTADNLEQNLRDCAQAGVTLVEQPLPAGQDEALARISRPIAVCADESVHDRASLCGLRDRYDAVNIKLDKTGGLTEALAMADTAQGMGFQIMIGCMVATSLSMAPAMLLTPQARFVDLDGPLLLAHDRDGGLRYDGSLVYPPEAALWG is encoded by the coding sequence ATGACTTCCAGCCAACCCTCAATACTTTCGGCGAGAATCGAACGCTGGCCGATCGCGGGTTCCTTTACGATCAGCCGCGGCGCCAAGACGGAGGCCGTGACGGTCGTGGCGGAGGTCAGCCGTGGCGGCCACGCCGGGCGCGGCGAATGCGTGCCCTATCCGCGCTATGGCGAGACGGCGGAAGCGACGCTGGCCGCGCTCCAGGCGATGCGGGAACCGGTTTCACGCGGGCTCGACCGCCAGGCCCTGCAGGCGGCAATGCCTCCGGGTGCGGCCCGGAATGCGCTGGATTGCGCGCTTGCGGATTTCGAGGCCAAGTCGAACGGCAAGCGCGTCTGGGACCTGCTGGCGCGCCCCGCGCCCACGGCCTGCATCACCGCCTACACGATTTCGCTCGGAACCGCCGAGGTCATGGCTGCCGCAACTGCCAAGGCAGCGCACCGGCCGTTACTCAAGATCAAACTCGGCGGCGACGGGGATGGGGCGCGGATCGCCGCGGTGCGCAAGGCTGCACCCCAATCCGAACTCATCGTCGACGCCAACGAGGCCTGGACGGCGGACAATCTCGAGCAAAACTTACGGGATTGCGCGCAAGCCGGCGTCACTCTGGTGGAACAGCCGCTGCCGGCCGGCCAGGATGAGGCCCTGGCGCGCATCAGCCGGCCGATTGCGGTCTGCGCGGACGAAAGCGTGCATGACCGCGCCTCGCTCTGCGGACTGCGGGATCGCTACGACGCCGTCAACATCAAGCTCGACAAGACCGGCGGGCTGACGGAGGCCTTGGCCATGGCGGACACGGCGCAGGGGATGGGATTTCAGATCATGATCGGCTGCATGGTCGCGACGTCGCTTTCGATGGCGCCGGCGATGCTGCTGACGCCGCAGGCCCGCTTCGTCGATCTCGACGGCCCGCTATTGCTGGCACACGACCGTGACGGCGGGCTGCGCTACGACGGCAGTCTGGTCTATCCGCCGGAAGCAGCACTGTGGGGATGA
- a CDS encoding MFS transporter encodes MQLESQIPTVSHGTSKRFAVRLALFYGALFGLGGTQLPFFPVWLKAVGVDASWIGVITAVPSLTRFTALPFVTGLAERRYSLRAALIVTAFATAIGLSAVGTQQQPVLIFLVYAATACLWTPMVPLTDAYALRGVARYGLNYGPLRLWGSAAFVVGALICGLLVDLIAPRQLIWVIAAMAALGALVSLGLQRLDNPRTALATPHRAGALLRDRGFLAIILAAALIQGSHAAYYTFSSITWQAAGLSGLTISALWALGVLAEIVVFALSPRFTLSPAVLVVIGGLSGVVRWLITAQEPSVAVLAVVQLAHGLTYGITQVGTMGLMVRHVPVHVMARGQGYYAACGGIVTSSASILSGAVYARHGQGVYYVMAAMALSGTLVMWLARRRLADHHPHSAASGG; translated from the coding sequence ATGCAACTCGAATCACAAATCCCCACCGTATCCCACGGTACTTCAAAGCGATTCGCGGTGAGGCTCGCGTTATTTTACGGCGCGTTGTTTGGATTGGGGGGCACCCAACTGCCGTTTTTCCCGGTGTGGCTGAAGGCCGTCGGGGTCGACGCGTCTTGGATCGGTGTCATTACCGCAGTGCCGTCGTTGACGCGATTTACCGCCCTGCCGTTCGTCACCGGCCTCGCCGAAAGGCGCTATTCGCTGCGGGCTGCGTTGATCGTCACCGCGTTTGCGACCGCCATCGGGCTTTCCGCCGTCGGTACCCAGCAGCAGCCCGTGTTGATATTCCTGGTCTACGCGGCCACCGCCTGCCTGTGGACGCCGATGGTTCCGCTGACCGACGCCTACGCGCTGCGCGGAGTGGCGCGCTACGGCCTCAATTACGGACCACTGCGGCTGTGGGGCTCGGCCGCCTTCGTGGTCGGGGCGCTGATCTGTGGGCTGCTGGTCGATTTGATCGCGCCGCGGCAATTGATCTGGGTTATCGCCGCCATGGCCGCGCTTGGCGCGCTGGTCAGCCTCGGATTGCAGCGGCTCGACAACCCGCGGACTGCACTTGCTACGCCACATCGCGCCGGCGCATTGCTACGCGATCGCGGCTTTCTCGCCATCATCCTCGCGGCGGCGTTGATCCAGGGCAGCCACGCCGCCTATTACACTTTTTCCTCGATCACTTGGCAGGCGGCAGGCTTGAGCGGCCTAACCATTTCCGCGCTGTGGGCGCTGGGGGTGCTTGCCGAGATCGTGGTGTTCGCGCTGTCGCCACGGTTTACGCTCTCCCCGGCGGTCCTGGTGGTGATCGGCGGGCTCAGCGGGGTGGTGCGCTGGCTGATCACGGCCCAGGAGCCTTCGGTCGCGGTGCTGGCCGTGGTTCAGCTCGCGCATGGGCTGACCTATGGGATCACCCAGGTCGGCACCATGGGACTGATGGTGCGCCATGTCCCGGTCCACGTTATGGCGCGCGGGCAGGGCTATTACGCCGCCTGCGGCGGCATCGTCACGTCGAGCGCCTCCATCCTGTCCGGCGCGGTCTATGCCCGGCACGGGCAGGGCGTGTACTACGTCATGGCGGCGATGGCGCTGTCGGGGACGCTGGTGATGTGGCTGGCGCGCCGGAGACTTGCGGATCATCATCCCCACAGTGCTGCTTCCGGCGGATAG